Proteins from a single region of Pangasianodon hypophthalmus isolate fPanHyp1 chromosome 7, fPanHyp1.pri, whole genome shotgun sequence:
- the LOC128318647 gene encoding BTB/POZ domain-containing protein KCTD16-like gives MDRISADLDLQDVPPPDPVSLLEPQDILDLPLPPPPTPVLEHSTPLSDSSASPPPLSAISPPRPTTLALKTMPRTTGNKQNGGSSAQDPEDKEKKIMEEELKKCIEDFRKIRIPKLFPDRKRHWQNDLLKKYNA, from the coding sequence ATGGACAGGATCAGTGCAGACCTGGACTTGCAAGATGTACCTCCTCCAGACCCTGTTTCCCTTTTAGAACCCCAGGACATCCTTGACCTTCCACTTCCCCCACCTCCAACCCCAGTCTTAGAACACTCCACACCTCTATCTGACTCCTCTGCCAGCCCTCCTCCACTTTCTGCTATCAGCCCGCCAAGGCCCACCACTCTGGCTCTGAAGACAATGCCCCGCACCACTGGCAACAAGCAGAATGGTGGATCATCAGCCCAAGATCCAGAGGACAAGGAGAAGAAGATAATGGAGGAGGAGCTTAAGAAGTGCATTGAGGATTTTCGCAAGATTAGAATCCCCAAACTCTTCCCGGATCGCAAGAGGCACTGGCAGAATGACCTCCTGAAGAAATACAATGCCTAA